A window of Macrotis lagotis isolate mMagLag1 chromosome X, bilby.v1.9.chrom.fasta, whole genome shotgun sequence contains these coding sequences:
- the CITED1 gene encoding cbp/p300-interacting transactivator 1, whose protein sequence is MSSLVYSKSDLKERTAESLPQSSVGMNGNRGPETQCLTLPDRPASPPAAAAAPSSPASPYNLRPQSPLLATMQLQKLNSQYQGVPGPEPSEEDTPMPSWPVGGSQPEEEADTSSADASSSSLIDSDPIDEEVLMSLVVELGLDQAGELPELWLGQDEFDFTTDLPSS, encoded by the coding sequence ATGAGCTCTCTTGTCTATTCCAAATCAGATCTAAAAGAGCGAACAGCTGAGAGCCTCCCTCAGAGCTCTGTGGGCATGAATGGGAACAGAGGCCCAGAAACACAGTGTCTGACCTTGCCTGACCGGCCAGCCTCACCTCCAGCAGCGGCAGCAGCCCCCTCCTCCCCGGCGTCCCCCTACAATCTGCGGCCACAGTCCCCCTTGCTGGCCACTATGCAGCTCCAGAAGCTAAATAGCCAGTATCAGGGGGTGCCTGGCCCAGAGCCCTCAGAGGAGGACACCCCCATGCCAAGCTGGCCTGTGGGAGGCAGTCAGCCTGAAGAGGAGGCTGACACTTCCTCTGCTGATGCCAGCAGCTCCAGCCTCATTGATTCTGACCCCATAGATGAGGAGGTCCTCATGTCCTTGGTGGTGGAGCTGGGCTTGGACCAGGCCGGGGAGCTGCCTGAGCTCTGGCTGGGCCAGGATGAGTTTGACTTCACAACAGACTTACCCTCCAGCTGA
- the LOC141499905 gene encoding uncharacterized protein LOC141499905, producing the protein MQSPNNTLGFRDSFVEEAKVIAEQLQGHGGTEDDVSTIQAELPPLHFTSSILDSPASEQGQVQSSDSPLPASALEPGQEPSPATPSEQGLPFLKELPVLEEAASPAEPVKWQLNVTMELSSQSPDSVRDANPHPLAPQPSSELSKTYLLSLGLSPIPWAQPESNQPPDDRASGEEGLLTVQDLSDVSTNKTFLFSLATFVTSTPQGALQEQKLLKGASAFPFPESPTAQEVPSMTETNQPSAIRAQGPLAVKGNPVKATAKSGPLGKAVQEKRSLGGGPLAVSKRGHQALPLPSQKRWSAVPYKTSGLPVLLKSKRECLAPPGPRQQKGRNSEAGRMKEAEPSAKTGNNQPSAAKTSQLLRSKSVPPRFSLHQRGLSAREPKSRDPQAARNVKPLPPSQSTQSRAPSQTDEQPRKQDRKHQPSSRQTCPQCLVLQKQVEDLKSQLAAMQCLSGEFQGLPGSVQDPSTTNKGGTT; encoded by the exons ATG CAGTCTCCCAACAACACCCTTGGCTTCAGGGACAGCTTTGTGGAGGAGGCTAAGGTCATCGCCGAGCAGCTGCAAGGTCATGGGGGAACTGAGGATGATGTCTCCACCATACAGGCCGAGCTCCCACCTCTCCACTTCACTTCTTCCATTCTGGACTCACCAGCCAGTGAGCAGGGCCAGGTGCAGTCCAGTGACAGCCCACTCCCCGCCTCTGCTCTTGAGCCTGGCCAGGAGCCCTCCCCTGCCACACCAAGCGAGCAGGGCCTCCCCTTCCTCAAAGAGCTGCCCGTTCTGGAGGAAGCTGCCAGCCCAGCCGAACCAGTCAAATGGCAGCTTAACGTGACCATGGAGCTCTCTAGCCAGTCCCCCGATTCTGTCAGGGATGCCAATCCCCACCCCTTGGCCCCCCAGCCAAGCTCTGAGCTCAGTAAGACCTATCTGCTTAGCTTGGGCCTTTCTCCGATTCCCTGGGCCCAGCCAGAAAGCAACCAGCCTCCAGATGACAGAGCCAGTGGGGAAGAGGGCCTGCTTACAGTGCAGGATCTCTCTGATGTGTCCACCAACAAGACTTTCTTATTTAGCCTGGCTACCTTTGTGACCTCTACCCCACAGGGAGCTTTACAGGAACAGAAGCTGCTCAAAGGGGCATCCGCTTTCCCCTTCCCTGAGAGTCCCACAGCTCAGGAAGTGCCAAGTATGACCGAGACAAATCAGCCCAGTGCCATACGCGCCCAGGGGCCTTTAGCAGTCAAAGGCAACCCAGTCAAGGCCACCGCCAAAAGTGGCCCTTTGGGGAAGGCAGTACAGGAGAAACGATCCCTGGGGGGGGGGCCTTTAGCTGTTTCTAAGAGGGGGCATCAGGCCCTTCCTTTGCCTAGTCAGAAGAGATGGTCTGCTGTCCCCTACAAAACCTCTGGCTTGCCAGTCCTGCTCAAATCCAAAAGGGAATGCTTGGCACCTCCAGGACCTAGGCAACAGAAAGGCAGGAACAGTGAGGCAGGCAGGATGAAGGAAGCAGAGCCATCAGCCAAAACAGGGAATAATCAGCCCTCAGCAGCCAAGACGTCTCAA CTCCTCCGCAGCAAATCAGTGCCACCGAGATTCTCCTTGCATCAAAGAGGCCTCAGTGCTCGGGAACCAAAATCCAGGGACCCCCAGGCAGCTCGAAATGTGAAGCCCCTCCCTCCTAGCCAGAGTACCCAATCCAGAGCTCCTTCCCAGACAG ATGAGCAGCCCCGCAAGCAGGACAGGAAGCACCAGCCTTCTTCCAGGCAGACATGCCCCCAG TGTCTTGTGCTGCAGAAACAAGTGGAGGATCTCAAAAGCCAGCTAG CTGCCATGCAGTGCCTTAGTGGGGAGTTCCAGGGTCTTCCAG GCTCTGTCCAGGATCCATCCACAACAAACAAAGGGGGCACCACCTGA